In the Thermodesulfobacteriota bacterium genome, one interval contains:
- the lepB gene encoding signal peptidase I: protein MFGIWSKEARARNRAKQIISQTQALLNKNSAKISPESAAVVSKRIAGAEMALAGGDTEEIIRRTSDLEGASRDYLSRFAKSKLRQNVEALVFAVGLALLIRTFVFQPFKIPSGSMIPTLLVGDHLLVSKFIYGTKIPFTDKIVLPVERIKRGDVIVFTYPNTEHDPSKNNIYYIKRVIGVPGDSIDLDGRQLVINGQKVPIEFTGTYTDERNGEQFDEYDEDLFGEVHRVIYRKGRDSTNRGSFIPVSVVPEGYVFVMGDNRDNSQDSRFWGFVPVGNIAGKAFLIHWSWDFENPDIGNKVRWNRILSGID, encoded by the coding sequence ATGTTCGGTATATGGTCCAAAGAAGCGAGAGCCAGGAACAGAGCCAAGCAGATAATATCCCAGACACAGGCACTTTTAAACAAGAACAGCGCTAAGATAAGCCCGGAGTCCGCAGCCGTCGTCAGTAAAAGGATAGCCGGGGCCGAGATGGCCCTTGCCGGGGGTGATACGGAAGAAATAATAAGGCGGACGAGCGATCTCGAAGGGGCTTCGAGAGACTACCTTTCGAGGTTCGCGAAATCGAAGCTGAGACAGAACGTCGAGGCGCTCGTGTTCGCGGTGGGCTTGGCACTCCTCATAAGGACCTTCGTGTTCCAGCCCTTCAAGATACCCTCGGGCTCCATGATACCTACTCTCCTCGTCGGTGACCACCTCCTCGTAAGCAAATTCATATACGGCACGAAAATACCCTTTACGGACAAGATCGTATTGCCGGTGGAACGGATAAAGAGGGGGGATGTCATAGTTTTCACGTACCCCAATACAGAGCACGACCCTTCCAAGAATAACATTTATTACATCAAGCGCGTGATCGGCGTGCCCGGGGACAGCATAGACCTCGACGGGAGACAGCTCGTGATAAACGGACAGAAGGTGCCTATAGAATTCACGGGCACTTACACGGACGAGAGGAACGGAGAGCAGTTCGACGAATACGACGAGGACCTTTTCGGGGAAGTCCACCGCGTGATTTACAGGAAGGGGAGGGACTCGACTAACAGGGGCAGCTTCATACCCGTAAGCGTCGTACCCGAAGGGTACGTGTTCGTGATGGGCGACAACAGGGACAACAGCCAGGACTCGAGGTTCTGGGGGTTCGTGCCCGTCGGCAATATCGCCGGGAAGGCTTTTCTGATACACTGGTCATGGGACTTTGAGAACCCGGACATAGGGAACAAGGTCAGATGGAACAGGATTCTTTCGGGTATAGATTGA